A window from Salmo trutta chromosome 29, fSalTru1.1, whole genome shotgun sequence encodes these proteins:
- the harbi1 gene encoding putative nuclease HARBI1 — MAIQIAILDCDLLLHGRGHKTLDRFDIETVSDEFLLTTFGFPRDFIYYLVELLRDTLSRRTQRSRAISPEVQILAALGFYTSGSFQTRMGDAIGISQASMSRCVTNVTKALVEKAPECIGFMRDEATKQQSKEEFFRVAGIPNVIGVVDCAHIAIKAPNAEDSSYVNKKGFHSINCQLVCDARGLLLSAETNWPGSLQDNCIFKQSSVYKELEEQENHEGWFLGDCRYPLKKWLMTPVQYPETSADFQYNLAHTATHEIVDRTFRAIQTRFRCLDGSKGYLQYSPEKCSHIILACCVLHNVSLQSGLDAWTFERTDIPDQSEEGSCKPEAMDSEAVRIRQELILSHFS, encoded by the exons ATGGCTATACAAATAGCCATCCTGGATTGTGATCTGCTGCTCCATGGTCGTGGACATAAAACTCTCGACAGGTTTGATATAGAGACCGTTTCAGACGAGTTCCTATTAACAACATTTGGATTCCCTCGAGATTTCATCTACTACCTGGTGGAGCTACTGCGTGACACTTTATCACGACGTACGCAACGCTCTCGAGCAATAAGCCCAGAAGTTCAGATTCTTGCTGCTTTAGGATTCTATACCTCAGGATCCTTCCAGACGAGGATGGGAGATGCCATTGGCATTAGCCAGGCTTCCATGAGTCGCTGTGTGACAAATGTAACCAAGGCACTGGTTGAGAAAGCTCCAGAGTGCATAGGATTCATGAGAGACGAAGCTACAAAACAGCAGTCCAAAGAGGAGTTTTTCAGGGTAGCGGGAATACCAAACGTCATTGGTGTTGTAGACTGTGCCCATATAGCCATTAAGGCACCCAATGCAGAGGATTCTTCATATGTCAATAAGAAAGGCTTCCATTCAATTAACTGCCAACTTGTGTGTGATGCCAGGGGACTTTTGCTCAGTGCAGAGACTAACTGGCCTGGCAGCTTACAGGATAATTGCATATTTAAGCAATCTTCAGTGTACAAGGAATTGGAAGAACAGGAAAATCATGAAGGCTGGTTTTTAG GAGACTGCCGCTATCCTTTAAAGAAATGGCTGATGACACCTGTCCAGTACCCAGAAACTTCAGCAGACTTTCAATACAACCTGGCTCACACTGCCACTCATGAGATTGTGGACCGCACGTTCAGGGCCATTCAAACCCGTTTCCGTTGCCTGGATGGGTCCAAAGGCTACCTTCAGTACTCACCTGAGAAGTGCTCTCACATCATTCTGGCCTGCTGTGTCTTGCACAACGTGTCATTGCAATCAGGCTTGGATGCCTGGACGTTTGAGAGGACTGATATACCAGACCAGTCGGAGGAGGGCAGTTGTAAGCCAGAGGCTATGGACTCAGAGGCAGTCCGAATCCGCCAGGAGCTCATTCTTAGTCACTTCAGCTAG
- the LOC115167523 gene encoding ras-related and estrogen-regulated growth inhibitor, with protein MTDSGQSRKMSRAKLVILGRDNCGKTALCVRFITKRFIGEYDHKKEVTYRCRKTVDKETIDLEILDTANKECLGSAAPSLESSIKWGDGFLIMYSITDRSSFESVSHLKRLIDHVKQTLGIPTVIVANKCDMENGRVVRTEEGKALASDLRCSFFELSVAECSVAVELAVEKLVREVRLEYQRHLLAMDKRSRMLQMRHALSRKLTRSKTMQW; from the exons ATGACCGATTCTGGACAGTCAAGAAAAATGTCACGGGCAAAGTTGGTGATACTTGGACGAGACAACTGTGGAAAGACAG CCCTGTGTGTTAGATTCATCACCAAGCGGTTCATAGGAGAGTATGACCATAAAAAGG AAGTAACTTACAGGTGTCGGAAAACTGTCGACAAGGAAACCATCGATTTGGAGATATTGGACACAGCCAACAAG gagtGTTTGGGTTCTGCAGCACCTTCTCTGGAGAGTTCCATTAAATGGGGCGATGGTTTCCTTATTATGTATTCCATTACAGACCGGAGCAGCTTTGAGTCTGTCTCACACTTAAAGAGGCTTATTGATCATGTCAAGCAGACCCTAG GCATACCTACTGTAATAGTAGCGAATAAATGTGACATGGAGAATGGAAGGGTGGTGCGGACAGAAGAAGGAAAGGCCCTTGCCAGTGATCTGAG GTGCAGCTTCTTTGAGTTGTCTGTGGCGGAGTGTTCTGTGGCTGTGGAGTTAGCGGTTGAGAAGTTGGTACGAGAGGTGCGTCTGGAGTACCAGCGCCACCTACTGGCCATGGACAAACGCTCACGCATGCTCCAGATGAGG